In Brachyhypopomus gauderio isolate BG-103 chromosome 11, BGAUD_0.2, whole genome shotgun sequence, a single genomic region encodes these proteins:
- the LOC143527703 gene encoding uncharacterized protein LOC143527703 gives MEAIERLKLRVILDTDDAERLILPSRLSSVQALIDEIKTRLKLTFDFRLQFHDPDFDHALCNLVEIEHLPSTASVKVVRLVELEWISTSTNDTIILTDSTDSTDTPEHSSQWPEVFIVPTFSYEVEHVLREGNAAYEKDGKVIRLPRDKKHNILETMGDEIYKLKAYPSSTQIGKAAEALVRKHPCLKENSDTGWEGWKNNLRHKLGNQRKKLAKAGIKDVAVNSGKRSRTNPKVAAPRANIKRPRRGEVNFLPSYPSGETKEYLETRRIEMVEEFQKTSAERDIPLIYQHMMRTFALRREEIITTSPPVSELKERWPALFNETQLYCEFHWITNQHLPHMFYAALDEYAGQLIGLYK, from the exons ATGGAGGCAATAGAGAGATTGAAGCTGAGGGTCATCCTCGATACAGATGATGCTGAAAGACTTATTTTGCCATCTCGCCTAAGCAGTGTACAAGCACTCATAGATGAGATCAAAACTAGGCTAAAATTGACTTTTGACTTTCGGCTCCAGTTTCATGACCCAGATTTTGATCATGCATTGTGTAATTTGGTTGAAATAGAACACCTGCCAAGCACAGCATCAGTCAAAGTGGTCAGATTAGTTGAGCTGGAATGGATTTCAACTAGCACCAATGACACAATCATTCTGACTGATAGCACTGATAGCACAGACACACCTGAGCATAGTAGTCAGTGGCCAGAGGTTTTTATTGTTCCAACATTTTCTTATGAGGTGGAACATGTGCTAAGGGAAGGTAATGCAGCATATGAAAAAGATGGGAAAGTAATTAGACTGCCTAGAgataaaaaacacaacatacTTGAGACAATGGGGGACGAAATCTATAAACTAAAAGCATATCCTAGCAGCACACAAATTGGCAAGGCTGCAGAAGCTTTAGTTCGAAAACATCCCTGCCTGAAGGAGAACTCTGACACTGGGTGGGAAGGGTGGAAGAATAATCTGAGACATAAATTAGGAAACCAACGAAAGAAGCTGGCTAAAGCTGGCATCAAAGATGTAGCTGTAAATTCTGGGAAACGCAGCAGAACAAACCCAAAAGTTGCTGCACCAAGGGCTAATATTAAAAGACCTAGGAGAGGTGAGGTCAACTTCCTTCCCAGTTATCCTTCTGGAGAAACAAAAGAGTATCTGGAGACCAGGAGGATTGAGATGGTAGAAGAGTTCCAGAAGACCTCTGCTGAAAGAGACATCCCTCTTATTTATCAGCACATGATGCGCACCTTTGCCCTCAGGAGAGAAGAGATAATCACAACTTCTCCTCCTGTGTCAGAACTTAAAGAAAGATGGCCAGCACTCTTTAATGAGACACAG CTCTACTGTGAATTTCACTGGATTACCAATCAGCACCTGCCACATATGTTTTATGCTGCATTGGATGAATATGCTGGTCAGCTGATTGGACTTTACAAATAG